In Nicotiana tabacum cultivar K326 chromosome 2, ASM71507v2, whole genome shotgun sequence, the following proteins share a genomic window:
- the LOC107796680 gene encoding uncharacterized protein LOC107796680 produces MLIFPTRPLSFRKSFHFPHQFCSKTVMSTTTTATMHSSVSPSRESHEVSSSGEAGISVEEWQGWGTTSPIPAMVTQVVDDLKLLQKDSDSDMIFGGNHGKLSGDFKVQEDKKHRATYQSLGDSETKLQFFSARQIACRVLGSRGYLCQKCWLPSEDCMCSKLTSCPLWRRVRFWLYMHPKDFLRQNNTGKLLWQVFGIQAATLCLYGIAEHEEMMWDALKLAGKDKVWCLYPNKNAPAKSVKDSMAELSFAHVECPPETTDGGHSLNFILIDGTWSNSGAMFSRLKDRYELMWGDELPCITLNTGASLMHKLRPQPSWDRTCTAAAAIGLLDELHDLTNFVSYGLDKQAKAIEDAVEVLLEALTARRLRMGRSITRKQRHNRNIL; encoded by the exons ATGCTGATCTTTCCAACAAGACCCTTGAGCTTCAGAAAGTCGTTCCATTTTCCGCATCAATTTTGCAGCAAAACGGTTATGTCtactacaacaacagctacaatGCATTCCTCTGTTTCTCCTTCAAGAGAATCCCATGAAGTAAGTAGCAGTGGAGAAGCTGGCATTAGCGTTGAAGAATGGCAGGGGTGGGGTACCACATCTCCTATACCGGCCATGGTTACTCAGGTAGTTGATGACTTGAAGCTTTTGCAGAAAGATAGTGATTCCGACATGATCTTTGGTGGAAATCACGGCAAACTCTCG GGCGACTTCAAGGTGCAAGAGGATAAAAAGCATAGAGCAACATATCAGTCTTTAGGTGATTCAGAAACGAAACTCCAGTTCTTTTCAGCACGACAAATTGCATGTCGTGTGCTTGGAAGTAGGGGTTACCTTTGTCAGAAG TGCTGGCTTCCATCGGAAGATTGTATGTGCTCAAAACTTACTTCATGTCCTCTTTGGCGTCGAGTACGGTTTTGGTTGTATATGCATCCTAAG GATTTCTTGCGACAAAATAACACAGGGAAGTTGCTGTGGCAAGTATTTGGCATTCAAGCTGCTACTTTGTGCCTCTATGGAATAGCTGAACATGAGGAAATGATGTGGGATGCATTGAAGCTTGCAG GAAAAGATAAGGTTTGGTGCCTTTATCCCAACAAGAATGCACCAGCGAAGTCTGTCAAGGATAGCATGGCCGAGCTTTCTTTTGCACATGTAGAATGCCCTCCTGAAACG ACAGATGGAGGCCATTCCTTGAATTTTATTCTAATTGATGGGACCTGGAGCAATTCGGGTGCAATGTTCAGCCGTTTGAAG GACCGATACGAGTTAATGTGGGGTGATGAGCTTCCTTGCATAACGTTGAACACAGGAGCATCCCTGATGCATAAACTCAG ACCGCAGCCATCATGGGATCGTACATGTACAGCAGCAGCGGCAATAGGCCTCCTCGATGAGCTACATGACCTTACAAATTTTGTTTCCTATGGATTGGATAAACaggctaaagcaattgaagatgCAGTGGAGGTTTTGTTAGAAGCACTTACAGCTCGACGGCTTCGCATGGGTAGGTCCATCACCCGTAAACAAAGACACAATCGCAACATCCTTTAA